The sequence below is a genomic window from Bacteroidota bacterium.
TATGGTGCCGGCTGTGGCGGATATATTGAATGGAATGGTAGTAATAGTGCCATAACAGCCTGGGGTATGGATGTAGGAGGTGACGGATTTATTGATGGAGAATCATTTAAATGGAAAATCTGGCAAGCCTCAACTAATCTTGAATTTGATGCAGTCCCGACATATAATACCAATACCACCGAATTTCCAGATTTAGGATTCTTTGCGGGTAATGGGATGAGTGCATTAACGTCTTTAGTTGTGAACTGCAATAGCATGATAGCAGGTTATATTTCAACTGGGACAAAACAATTAGTTTACTCTGCAATAGTAGTTTTGTATGAAATAACAAATAATGGTTATAAAGCTATAGATTATTTTTATTCAAATGATGGACACTATTCATTTGTAAATATGGAAAATGCAAATTATATAGTTCATGCCATTCCAAATTTCGAAATGTTTTCTTATTTGCCTGTTTATAATGGAAACAACAGAAGTTGGGAACAAGCAAATATTATTACAATTGACAATAGTTTACATGGAATTGATATAAATCTGCCCCCAACAAGTTTGAATGCAAATGGAATTGCTTCTATTAGTGGAACAGTATTTTTTGATCACGATAGCATTTACGAATCTGCAATTTTTGAAAACAATTGGTTTGGAGGAGGTTCAAAAAACACTTCCCAAAGTATAGCTGCAAGAAATATTACTGTTTTTTTACTTGATGATCTCGGAAATCCTATTTCATGTACACTAACAAATATTGATGGTAGTTATCAATTTGAAAATTTACCATATAATCTTTATTATATTAAAGTTGAACATGCCGGATTTTCTTCAGAAAATGCAGAAATTATTCTCTATGAAACTGAACCTGACGTAGATAGCATTTCATTTACTCTCATTAAAGACAAGATTGTACAAGATATTGGCACAATTTCCAATTCTGAAGATCAAGGATTTTTCATGTATCCAAATCCGGTAAACGATATTCTTAACATCAATTTTTCGATATCTGAAAATGCAAAGATAAGACTTTCAATTTTTAATTGTATTGGAAATGAGATATTTACTGAAAGCTACCAAAAAACAAAAGGTGAATATTCAATTAAGAAAAATGTTGAAGCTTTGTCAAATGGTATTTATTTTGTTAAGCTTGAAAAAAATAATAAAGTATTATCTTTTGGAAAGTTTATTAAATAGATAAACACATATTATCACAATTGCATTACAAAAATTATTAGATGCTTATGAATGAATTGTTAAGCTTTAAAAATAAATTGTATTAAACTTAGTTTCATCAACTAAACCAAAAATTATGAAAGCACAAATTTTTTCTAATAAGAAATTTTTAGGTCTAAAAGTTTTAGTATTATCACTTTTTCTATGTAATTCTTTTTCATTTTCGCAACCTAACTGGTCATATACTATTACAGAATACAACCACACCATTCTTATTCAAGACATTATACCGATTTTGATAAACGGTACACCAATCAGTAGTGGAGATTATATTGGAGTCTTTTTCGATTCAACAAATGGCACTGGATGTGGTGGTTATTTTGAATGGACTGGCATAAATAACTCAATAACCGCATGGGAGGTTGATGTTGGAGGAGATGGTTTTATTCTTGGCGAAACTTTCAAGTGGAAAATTTGGCAAGCCTCAACAAATACTGAGTTTCAAGCAATTGCTACTTTTGATTTGGATACTAACGCTTTTCCACATTCTAATTTATTCGCTCGGAATGGCATCAGTGCCTTAACTTCCCTTATTGTCGGGCCGGCTCCAACTTTGTTTTATATTAATCCAACAGACATAACTTGTTATGGAGATGTTGATGGTTCTGCCGAGGTTGTTACTATTTATGGTACACCTCCATATGATTATCTATGGTCGAATGGGGCAACAACAAGTAGTATCAATAATCTAAATTCCGGCTGGTATTATTT
It includes:
- a CDS encoding T9SS type A sorting domain-containing protein — encoded protein: MNILTKINKVWLGRITLVLTFSFISNGTFAQPNWTFSTSAVNHTILIQDIIPLTINGNQITSGDYIGVFFDSTYGAGCGGYIEWNGSNSAITAWGMDVGGDGFIDGESFKWKIWQASTNLEFDAVPTYNTNTTEFPDLGFFAGNGMSALTSLVVNCNSMIAGYISTGTKQLVYSAIVVLYEITNNGYKAIDYFYSNDGHYSFVNMENANYIVHAIPNFEMFSYLPVYNGNNRSWEQANIITIDNSLHGIDINLPPTSLNANGIASISGTVFFDHDSIYESAIFENNWFGGGSKNTSQSIAARNITVFLLDDLGNPISCTLTNIDGSYQFENLPYNLYYIKVEHAGFSSENAEIILYETEPDVDSISFTLIKDKIVQDIGTISNSEDQGFFMYPNPVNDILNINFSISENAKIRLSIFNCIGNEIFTESYQKTKGEYSIKKNVEALSNGIYFVKLEKNNKVLSFGKFIK